The following nucleotide sequence is from Synergistaceae bacterium.
AGCGGTGTTCCCCAGTTTTCGTCCACGGCGACGCCACCCATCGTAAAATGCACGGTAGGAGCCACTTCAAGCATCTCCCTGTGAGGGTCGAAGCCGATGGATTTGTAGGTTTCGAGAAGATCCGGCATTTCCCGTTCCATGACCTCAGGGGTCAGATGCTGAAAACCCGCAAATACGCCTCCCGATGGGGAGCCCCGTCCTTCCTGAATCTCCTGCATGATGGCGGCAATCAGAGTATCGCGGGTAGCCATCTCGATTTTTTCGGGATTCCAGCGCTCCATAAAGCGTTCACCCTTCGCGTTGAACAGGCGGACACAATTGATATAAGCGGCTTCCGCGCCCTTAATGGAGGGCGGGGACAAAAAGCCCAGAGGATACACCTGAACAAATTCCATATCCATCAGGCTCAGCCCCAGCCGTAAGGCCAAAGCCAGACCGTCGCCGGTGAGATCCGGCGGATTGTCCGAGTTTTCGTAAAGATACCCAGCGCCCCCGGTGGCCAGAACCAGAGACGCGCATTCAAACAGCAGAGGCTCCAGAGTATCCATGTCGAGCCCCAGGACGCCCCGTACACCGTTTTGATCCTTAAGAATTTCGAGAATGAAGACATTTTCGTAAATGGGAACCTGCCGTTTTATCAGCTCCCCTGTCAGCGTCCCGCAAAGTTCCCGTCCGATGTGATTCCCCAGATAGAGGGAACGGGGATAACTGTGACCTCCATCCGTCCGGAGCGCATAGGAGGTTCCGTTTTCCGTGCGCTGAAACAGAGCTCCCATTCGTTCCATTTTCTCTGCAGCTTCTGCTGCCCCTTCCACCATCGCTTTGACCAAATCCTGTTTGTTCAGATACTGTCCGCCTGCAAGAGTATCTCGAAAATGGCACTCTTTACTGTCGTTCGGAGATTTCCAGGCCTCCCCCACCGCCGCGAAGGACCCTGGAGCCATGATGGTCGCACCGGTATGAGGGGTGTAACCCTTGTTGACGACCGCCACCCTTGCGCCCTCTTCCGCTGCGGCCGAGGCGGAGGCCAATCCTGCTCCGCCACTGCCGATCACCGCCACGTCATACAAAAATCGTTTCATGAGGGTTCAGATTCCCAGATAAGCCTGCACAATGTCCTCATGCCGAAGGTCCTCGACTTTACCGGATGTGGTAATGTCTCCCACGTCCAGAAAATAGGCCCGTTCGGCGACTTCAAAGGCCATCAGCGCGTTTTGTTCCACCAGAAAAATGGTGGTTCCCAGTTTCGCGATTTCTGAAATTTTTAAGTACAGATCATGAATAATAATAGGCGCCAGCCCCATGGATGGCTCGTCCATGATCAACAGCCGGGGTTCAGCCATTAAGGCTCTTCCCACCGCCAGCATCTGCTGTTCTCCTCCGCTGAGGGTCCCCGCAATCTGCCTGCGGCGTTCATAAAGCTTGGGGAAAAGGCTGTAAACTTTGTCGTACAAATCTTTTTGCTTATGCTTTCCAATGTTGCTGTAAGCCCCCAGCTCCAGATTTTCCGCCACGCTCATTTCTCCAAATACGTGTCTTCCCTGGGGAACGTGGATTATTTTTTTCCGGAGGACGATGTTTTCCGGAGCCCAGTGGGTGATCTCTTCGCCGTCGAAGAAAATTTTTCCCTGAGCCGCTCTCACAAGGCCACTGATGGTACGCATGAAAGTCGTTTTCCCAGCGCCGTTGGGCCCCAGAAGCGCTACGATTTCATTTTCGTTGACGCAGACAGAAACTCCGTTCAACGCTCGACTTTTCCCATAAAAAACGCTTAATCCGAATACATCAAGCAACACGCTCATGCGATCCCCTCCTGCAATCCCCCTGCACCGGCGGGCGAACGGGAAGCAGCCCCGATATAAGCGGCAATAACTTTGGGATCCTTCATGACTTCGGCCGGCGCTCCATTCGCGATCAGTTTTCCATAGTCAAGAACAATAATGCGGTCTGAAATATTAGAAACGAGCTTGATGTCATGTTCTATGAGCATCACAGAAACGCCGCTGTCCACGACCTTGCGGATCATTTTGCTCATTTCCTCTTTTTCGATCTGGTTGAGGCCGGCTGCCGGTTCGTCGAGCAAAAGAATTTCCGGATCCAAAGCGAGGCTTCGCGCGATTTCAAGGTGTTTTTGGAAACCGTAGGGAAGGTTGATGCAAAGTTCGTCTTCCAGCCCGTCGAAGCCCCCTACAAAAGCGAGAAGGCGTCTCGCGTCCTCACAATTTTTTGTCCAGGGGCGCAGCAGTTCCCTCACTCTGCCAGAAAATTCGAACTGCAGATGTCTGCGATGGGTGGCCACACAAACGCTTTCCATCACGGTCAGGCTGTCGTAAATGCCCAGATTCTGGAAGGTACGAACCATCCCCAGGCGTGCGATGCTGTGAGGATACAAACCGGTGATATCTTTTTCCTTCAGCCAGACCTTCCCGCTGTCAGGCCTGTAGATGCCGGAAATGACGTTGAAGAGCGTCGTTTTGCCGGCGCCGTTGGGCCCTACCACAGACAGAAGTTCTCCCTTTTTCAGCTCGATGCCCACTTCGCTGAGCGCGGAAATTCCGCCGAAATCTATCCCCAGATTCTCGGTTCGAAGAACGGACTGCTCTTTGTCCGCGGTTCGTCGGGGATCGCCGGAGGATACCACGAAGGTACCCTGAACTCCGGAAACGCCTTTTTCCCGGTCCTTTTTCCCGGAAAGCCCTCGAATGCAGTTTTCCAGAAAACCGCCCACTCCCTTGGGGCAGAAAATCACAAACAGGAGGACCATAAGCGCGTAGACAATGACCTGGTATTCACCAAAGGCCCGCAGATATTCAAAAGCCACCGACAAAACCGGAGTCATCAGCAAAATACCCGTGAAACTGTGAATTCCTCCGACCACCAGCATCTGCACAAAGGAAAAGGAAACCCCCGAAGTGAAGGCGTCAGGATGGATCATGCCGTAATAGCCGGCATAAAAAATTCCCCCAATACCAGCCAGAAGAGAATTGAGGAATACCGCAAGAACCTTGATGCGAAAGGTATTAATGCCTATGGCTTCGGAAACGATTCCGTTCGACCCCGAAGCTTTCAGCGCCAGCCCCAGGTTGGATCGAAGCAAAAGATAGACAAGTACGATGCAGGTCAGACCGACGCCCAGGATAAAAAGATAAATCTGGGGCAGAGTTGTCAGAGGAAAGGCAAAGGGCCGCATTTTCGGAATTTCTCTTATGCCCATCCCGCCTCCGGTAATACTTTGCCAGTTTTGGATGATAATTCTCGTGATTTCGCCGAACCCGAGAGTCACCATCGAAAAATAAATCCCTGAAACCTTCATGGTGGGGAAGCCCAGAATCACGGTGGTCAGAAACGCGATAAGCACAACCGCCGCCACAGACAGCCAGAAGGGCATTCCCGCCCGAGCCGTGATGCTGTAACCATAGGCTCCAAGGGCCCAAAAACTGGCCTGAGCCAAATTCATCTGTCCTGAAAGCCCCGTCATCAGAAAGAGCCCCAGAACCAGCAACAAATTCATCACGGAAATAATTCCAACATGATAAATATAGTGTTGGTCGAAGATAAAGGGCAGGGCCATCAGGCAGAGCAGAACGACGATGAAAACAGAGGATGAGATTTTTTTATCTTTTATGTTTGTCATGATGTTCGTCCTGTTAAAGTTTTTCGCTCGCTTTTTTGGCGAACAGCCCCGTGGGGCGAATCAGAAGCACGGCGATCAGAACGATGAAAGCGACCGTATTTCTATACCCTGCTCCCACGAAAGCGGCTCCAAAACTTTCCAGAACGCCCAGAAGCAACCCCCCGCAAATCGCTCCCGGCACGCTGTAAATTCCCCCCAGAATGGCGGAAGAGAACCCTTTCAGTCCCAGGATCTGCCCATGAGCAAAATACGCAAAAATAATGGGAGATACCAGAATCCCCGCAACTGCCCCAAGGACATAGGCAAGAGTGAAGGTGGCCTGAATGCTGCGGCGAACGTTGATCCCCATCAGAGCCGCGGCTTCCTTGTCCAGAGCCACCGCACGCATCGCCTTGCCGGCCCTGGTTTTGTAGAGAAACAGCTGAAGCAAAAAAACGATAAGCGCTGCGATACAGAGAATCCACAGGTTAATGGAGGGAAAGATAATACTTCCTGCCTGTATAACGGACCTGCCGATAGGCAGAGAAAAGAAACGCGGTTCTCCGGTCCATATGATTTTCGCGGTATTTTCAAGAAGAACGCCCACAGCCAGAGTGGCCACAAGAACGTTCATTTTTTCATAGTTTACGTTTCGAAGTTT
It contains:
- a CDS encoding FAD-binding protein, whose amino-acid sequence is MKRFLYDVAVIGSGGAGLASASAAAEEGARVAVVNKGYTPHTGATIMAPGSFAAVGEAWKSPNDSKECHFRDTLAGGQYLNKQDLVKAMVEGAAEAAEKMERMGALFQRTENGTSYALRTDGGHSYPRSLYLGNHIGRELCGTLTGELIKRQVPIYENVFILEILKDQNGVRGVLGLDMDTLEPLLFECASLVLATGGAGYLYENSDNPPDLTGDGLALALRLGLSLMDMEFVQVYPLGFLSPPSIKGAEAAYINCVRLFNAKGERFMERWNPEKIEMATRDTLIAAIMQEIQEGRGSPSGGVFAGFQHLTPEVMEREMPDLLETYKSIGFDPHREMLEVAPTVHFTMGGVAVDENWGTPLPGLYGAGEVCGGVHGANRLSQNALTEALVSGFTAGRNAAQHALKQQKMAFSLPPSCCQGIENHISVLQKRKEGVDVEEYRRQVRKIMWEKTGILRREESLTEALTALKKLQDLPMRLEVKDSPLHVIQSFENRNMVLVGLAMTASALCRRESRGAHNRTDWPEMDNKNYLKNFYVSLRNQEIMTDCRDVELKYMEPGC
- a CDS encoding ABC transporter ATP-binding protein; this encodes MNGVSVCVNENEIVALLGPNGAGKTTFMRTISGLVRAAQGKIFFDGEEITHWAPENIVLRKKIIHVPQGRHVFGEMSVAENLELGAYSNIGKHKQKDLYDKVYSLFPKLYERRRQIAGTLSGGEQQMLAVGRALMAEPRLLIMDEPSMGLAPIIIHDLYLKISEIAKLGTTIFLVEQNALMAFEVAERAYFLDVGDITTSGKVEDLRHEDIVQAYLGI
- a CDS encoding branched-chain amino acid ABC transporter ATP-binding protein/permease, whose translation is MTNIKDKKISSSVFIVVLLCLMALPFIFDQHYIYHVGIISVMNLLLVLGLFLMTGLSGQMNLAQASFWALGAYGYSITARAGMPFWLSVAAVVLIAFLTTVILGFPTMKVSGIYFSMVTLGFGEITRIIIQNWQSITGGGMGIREIPKMRPFAFPLTTLPQIYLFILGVGLTCIVLVYLLLRSNLGLALKASGSNGIVSEAIGINTFRIKVLAVFLNSLLAGIGGIFYAGYYGMIHPDAFTSGVSFSFVQMLVVGGIHSFTGILLMTPVLSVAFEYLRAFGEYQVIVYALMVLLFVIFCPKGVGGFLENCIRGLSGKKDREKGVSGVQGTFVVSSGDPRRTADKEQSVLRTENLGIDFGGISALSEVGIELKKGELLSVVGPNGAGKTTLFNVISGIYRPDSGKVWLKEKDITGLYPHSIARLGMVRTFQNLGIYDSLTVMESVCVATHRRHLQFEFSGRVRELLRPWTKNCEDARRLLAFVGGFDGLEDELCINLPYGFQKHLEIARSLALDPEILLLDEPAAGLNQIEKEEMSKMIRKVVDSGVSVMLIEHDIKLVSNISDRIIVLDYGKLIANGAPAEVMKDPKVIAAYIGAASRSPAGAGGLQEGIA
- a CDS encoding branched-chain amino acid ABC transporter permease, which produces MPLPIFMQYLIGGLAIGAVYSLIAVGYSMIWKTMGLLNFAQGPAVMFSGFLGITALTLLPKNFPPLLTLMAVLTFACCVSALISVVIHKMVHEPTFKSSLKLRNVNYEKMNVLVATLAVGVLLENTAKIIWTGEPRFFSLPIGRSVIQAGSIIFPSINLWILCIAALIVFLLQLFLYKTRAGKAMRAVALDKEAAALMGINVRRSIQATFTLAYVLGAVAGILVSPIIFAYFAHGQILGLKGFSSAILGGIYSVPGAICGGLLLGVLESFGAAFVGAGYRNTVAFIVLIAVLLIRPTGLFAKKASEKL